GGTGCGAGCCGCAGGCGGTTCGACCGCCGAGGCGAGCGCCGACATGGTCTCGGACGACGAGGTGCTGGCGCTCGCCGCCGCCGTCGAGCAGGGCTCGGAGCACCCGCTCGGCGAGGCGATCGTCGCGCGCGCCAAGGAGCGCGGTCTCGCGCTGCCGCCGGTCACGGGCTTCACGACGGTTCCCGGCCAGGGGATCGACGCGCTGGCGACCGACGGCCGCGTGCTGCTCGGCAACCGCGCGCTCATGGACGCGCGCGGGATCGACGTCGCGGCGCTCGCGCCGCGGGCCGAGGCGCTCGCGGCCGAGGGCAAGACGGTCGTGTACCTCGCCTTCGCGGGCCGGGCGCTCGGCCTCGTCGCCGCGGCCGACACGCTCAAGCCCGAGGCGCCGGCCGCGGTGGCCAGGCTCCGGGCGCTCGGCCTCCAGCCGGCGATGCTCACGGGCGACCACCGGCTCACGGCCGAGGCCATCGCCCGGCAGGCCGGCGTGGACCGCGTGCTCGCCGAGGTCCTGCCGGAGGACAAGGCGCGCGAGGTCCAGCGGCTCCAGGCCGAGGGGCGCCGGGTCGCGATGGTCGGCGACGGCATCAACGACGCGCCGGCGCTGGCGCAGGCCGACGTCGGCATCGCGATGGGCTCGGGCACCGACGTCGCGATCGAGGCGGCGGACGTCACGCTGATGCGCGGCGACCTCCGCGGCGTCGTCACGGCCGTCGAGCTCTCGCGCCGGACGATCCGCATCGTCAAGGAGAACCTCGTCTGGGCGTTCGGCTACAACGTCGTGCTGATCCCGGTCGCGGCCGGCGTGCTCTATCCGCTCTGGGGCGTGCTGCTCTCACCGATCCTGGCGGGCGCCGCGATGGCGTTTTCGTCCGTGTCCGTCGTGACGAACAGCCTGCGACTGCGCCGCTGGAGGCCGAGCCATGGCGCTTGATCCCGTCTGCAAGATGACCGTCGAGTCCGCGAAGGCGGCGGCGCAGTCCACCTACAGGGGGCAGACGTATTATTTCTGCGCCGTCGGCTGCAAGCAGAAGTTCGACCGCGAGCCCGAGAAGTACCTGGGCGGAGGTCAGAGCGGGATGGGGACGAAGGCGTGATCGAGCCCGCGCTGCTCCGCGGGCGCGACCGCTACGAGCGCCGGATGCGCGGCTGGGTGGACAACACCCACGCCGACGCGTTCACCCACACGGTGGTCCTGGACGACCCCGACCGTGCGGTGGAGGTGGCGGTCGTCGCGCTCCCGTCGCCGAGCTACGCGATCCGCGAGGCCCGCTGCCGCGCCGTCCGCGGCGCCGTGGGCCCGTCGGTCGCCGACGGGTTCAGCACGCTCGCCGGCGCGGCGATGGTCGGCGGCCTCACCCGGCGCGCGGCGGACGCGACGGGCGGCGGCGAGGGCGCCGCGCTCGCGGTGGACGCGCTGATCGAGATCGCGCGCCTGGCCCGCCAGGTGGCGAAGCTCCCGCCCGAGCGCGCCGCGCGCGCCCGCGGCGGCGATCCGTGGGAATGCTGGCAGCTCGACACGACGGGCTGGGTGGACCTGCCGAACTCCTGCTTCACCTACAGCGACGCGGGCCGGGCGCTCTTCGGCACGCGCACGATCGCGACGCCGATGCAGCCCGAGTTCTACAGCCCCCGGCCGGGCCAGCCGAAGGTGTTCGAGCGCACGAAGGTCGCGCGGCTCGAGCGCCGCGACGGACGCCTCGTGCTCTTCCATTCGATGCACGACAATGTCCACGGCTTCGAGGTGACCTACGAGGTGGACCAGGCGACGGCGACGATCGTACGCGCCGAGCACGTCACGCCGCGGCTCCCCTACATGGGCATCTGCTCGGAGCCGCAGCGCCGGATCGCGGCGATGCGCGGTGAGCGCGTGGACGCGGGCCTCCGGAAGCGCATCCAGTCGCACCTCGGCGGGGAGTCCGGCTGCGCCCAGCTCTACGACCTCACCGCGGATCTCCTGAAGCTCCTGGCGTAGCCACGGCGAGACGGTCCACGTGAGCGACGCGGCCCACCTCCAGCGGGCGCTCGTCGACGGGCTCACGCGGCGCGGCCACATCCGCTCCGCGCGCGTCGAGGCGGCGTTCCGCGCGGTGGCCCGGCACGCGTTTCTTCCCGGCGTGCCCCTCGACGAGGTCTACCGCGATCAGGTCGTCGTGACGAAGAAGATCGACGGTGAGGCGGTGAGCTCGTCCTCGCAGCCCCAGATCATGGCCGTCATGCTCGAGCAGCTCGGGTTGGCGCCCGGGCAGCGCGTGCTCGAGATCGGCGCGGGGACGGGCTACAACGCGGCCCTCATGGCCCACATCGTCGGCGGGTCCGGCGAGGTCGTCACGGTCGACATCGAGCGGGACCTCGTGGACGCCGCCCGCGATCATCTCGAGGCGGCGGGCTTCGGCCGGGTGC
This genomic interval from Candidatus Methylomirabilota bacterium contains the following:
- a CDS encoding HAD-IC family P-type ATPase, which encodes VRAAGGSTAEASADMVSDDEVLALAAAVEQGSEHPLGEAIVARAKERGLALPPVTGFTTVPGQGIDALATDGRVLLGNRALMDARGIDVAALAPRAEALAAEGKTVVYLAFAGRALGLVAAADTLKPEAPAAVARLRALGLQPAMLTGDHRLTAEAIARQAGVDRVLAEVLPEDKAREVQRLQAEGRRVAMVGDGINDAPALAQADVGIAMGSGTDVAIEAADVTLMRGDLRGVVTAVELSRRTIRIVKENLVWAFGYNVVLIPVAAGVLYPLWGVLLSPILAGAAMAFSSVSVVTNSLRLRRWRPSHGA
- a CDS encoding DUF2889 domain-containing protein, whose amino-acid sequence is MIEPALLRGRDRYERRMRGWVDNTHADAFTHTVVLDDPDRAVEVAVVALPSPSYAIREARCRAVRGAVGPSVADGFSTLAGAAMVGGLTRRAADATGGGEGAALAVDALIEIARLARQVAKLPPERAARARGGDPWECWQLDTTGWVDLPNSCFTYSDAGRALFGTRTIATPMQPEFYSPRPGQPKVFERTKVARLERRDGRLVLFHSMHDNVHGFEVTYEVDQATATIVRAEHVTPRLPYMGICSEPQRRIAAMRGERVDAGLRKRIQSHLGGESGCAQLYDLTADLLKLLA
- a CDS encoding YHS domain-containing protein, with the protein product MALDPVCKMTVESAKAAAQSTYRGQTYYFCAVGCKQKFDREPEKYLGGGQSGMGTKA